ATCAGGATGTTGAGATAAAAAATCATTGACAAATAGACGACTGGTCTACTATATACATAAAAGCAAATAATCATAAGGTTACAATCTATGGTTACAGCAAACAATACAAAAGATACTATTGTTGCAATTAGTGCAAAGCTTATGCATCTGAAGGGTTTTAATAATACCGGGATACAGGAAATACTACAAAAGGCAGATGTACCCAAGGGTTCTTTTTATTACTACTTTAAAAGCAAGGATGATTTAGGGCTTCAGGTTATTGAGTATTATACAAATGCCATTACTTCTATATTTCAGCAATATCTTAATGATACTTCTTTTTCACCACTTCAAAGGTTAGAAAATCTTATAATGTTTTATGCCAGGCATTTTAAAAAAATGAATTACACGTTAGGATGCCCCATTGGCAATTTTTCATTAGAGATGAGTGATTTGAGTGAACATTTCCGAGTAAAACTTAATCATTCAATTCAAAAACTAATTCGGCTTATTGATTCATGCTTACAGCAAGCTAAAGACAGTGGTGAAATTTCTGATGATGTTGATACAACACAGGCAGCTGAATTTATTTTTCAGGGTTTTGAAGGGGCGCTTCTACGTATGAAGGTTGTTAAAAGTGACCGACCTATTATAGTGTTTAAAAATTCAATAATGAAGTATTTAAAAGAGACATAAACCGGAGGTAATGTATGGGTGAGTGGAAAAAAACAGGATGTGTGCTCTGCGCTCAAAATTGTGGCATAGAGGTTGAAGTTGAAAATAACAAAATAGTTAAAGTACGCGGTGATAAAGAAAATCCGCGGAGCAAAGGGTATGTGTGCAGGAAAGGTATGAATATAATGTATCACCAGCATCATGATGAACGGCTCAAATACCCTTTAAAACGCACTGACAAAGGTTTTGTACGCATTTCTTGGGACCAGGCAATTGATGAAATAGCTGCAAAACTAAAAGAAATAGTGACAATGTATGGACCTAAATCCTACGCATATGTGGGGGGTGGTGGACAGGGCTGCCATTTTGAAGCGGCATTTGGTGTTACCTTGATGAGAGCTATCGGTTCACAGTATTACTATAATGCCCTTGGGCAAGAACTTACCGGTTTATTTTGGGCATACGGAAGAGTAACCGGAAAACAATATAAATTTATGATTCCTGATGAGCACAATACTGATGTGCTTGTTGCATGGGGCTGGAATGGAATGGTAAGCCATCAGATGCCGCGCGCACCGCTTTTTTTGCGCGAATTTGCAAAAAATCCTGATAAATTGCTTATAGTAATTGATCCTCGCAAATCCGAAACAGCAGAAATTGCAGATATTCACCTTGCGGTAAAACCCGGCACTGATGCACTACTCACAAAAGCCATGATAGCTCTTTGTTTAGAGGAAGGGTGGGTTGATACAGAATATGTCAAAAATCATGTAAATGGCTTTGAACAAATTAAAAGCTGGTTTGCGGATTTTGATATAAAAAAAGCTATTGATGTATGTGGTCTGGAATATGAAGTGGTAAAAGAAGTATGCAGGCACATACGATTTAAAAAGGCATGTGTGCATCCGGATTTAGGTGTGTACATGAACCGGCACAGTACGCTCACAACCTATTTGCAAATAATACTTTTTACTATAACGGGGAATATGTGTGTACAGGGTGGCAATGTAATACCGGGAATGCTTATGCCCATAATTTCTCATAGTGATGAGCGGGATGAAAAAACTTGGAGAACGGTAGTAACAGGATATCCAGCCATTGCAGGTGTGTTCCCACCAAATGTATTGCCCGAAGAGATATTAACTGATCACCCTGAAAGAATACGAGCTGTATTATGTACACAGTGCAATCCATTACGCTCTTTTGCTGATACCCACCAATATGAAAAAGCTTTTTCCAAGCTTGATTTATTGGTGGTTGCTGAGATTGCCATGACCGAAACTGCAAAATTAGCTCATTATGTGCTGCCTGCTCGCAGTGGTTATGAATCATGGGATGGCACATTCTTCACATGGACATGGCCAGAAATATATTTTCAGATGCGCCGACCTGTTGTTGAACCTGAGGGTGAACAAATTGAACTTGGAGAAATTCATTTACGAATTGCTGAAAAAATGGGTTTTGTTCCGGAAATACCTGAGTCGCTACATATAGCTGCAACAAAAGACAGGCTTTCTTTTGGGATGGAGTTTTTGAATTATATACAACAAAACCCACAGGCACTAAAAGTTATTCCATTTGTTATTGGTAAAACACTGGGGAAAGCTATGGGTTCGGTTCATCTTGCCAGCTTGTGGGCGCTGCTCATGAATGCGCCAAAGAGTTTTAAACAATGTGCCCAGCGTGTTGGTTTTTCAAAAGGACCTCTGATGGGTGAAGAAATTTTTAATGCAATAGTGAATAATCCACA
Above is a genomic segment from Spirochaetota bacterium containing:
- a CDS encoding TetR/AcrR family transcriptional regulator, whose protein sequence is MVTANNTKDTIVAISAKLMHLKGFNNTGIQEILQKADVPKGSFYYYFKSKDDLGLQVIEYYTNAITSIFQQYLNDTSFSPLQRLENLIMFYARHFKKMNYTLGCPIGNFSLEMSDLSEHFRVKLNHSIQKLIRLIDSCLQQAKDSGEISDDVDTTQAAEFIFQGFEGALLRMKVVKSDRPIIVFKNSIMKYLKET
- a CDS encoding molybdopterin-dependent oxidoreductase encodes the protein MGEWKKTGCVLCAQNCGIEVEVENNKIVKVRGDKENPRSKGYVCRKGMNIMYHQHHDERLKYPLKRTDKGFVRISWDQAIDEIAAKLKEIVTMYGPKSYAYVGGGGQGCHFEAAFGVTLMRAIGSQYYYNALGQELTGLFWAYGRVTGKQYKFMIPDEHNTDVLVAWGWNGMVSHQMPRAPLFLREFAKNPDKLLIVIDPRKSETAEIADIHLAVKPGTDALLTKAMIALCLEEGWVDTEYVKNHVNGFEQIKSWFADFDIKKAIDVCGLEYEVVKEVCRHIRFKKACVHPDLGVYMNRHSTLTTYLQIILFTITGNMCVQGGNVIPGMLMPIISHSDERDEKTWRTVVTGYPAIAGVFPPNVLPEEILTDHPERIRAVLCTQCNPLRSFADTHQYEKAFSKLDLLVVAEIAMTETAKLAHYVLPARSGYESWDGTFFTWTWPEIYFQMRRPVVEPEGEQIELGEIHLRIAEKMGFVPEIPESLHIAATKDRLSFGMEFLNYIQQNPQALKVIPFVIGKTLGKAMGSVHLASLWALLMNAPKSFKQCAQRVGFSKGPLMGEEIFNAIVNNPQGLWIGKSDPLNNFDDLSTEDKKINVCIPEMEQWCKDVTVENELKELELHKDYPFILSAGRHYPYNANTLMRNPDWNKGKRACTCIMHPDDAQELGLQDGQRVRVITEAGSVELELEITQQTTRKYVMIPHGFGLEYGGKVHGVNVNYLAKNTHRDKLAGTPFHRYIPCRVEKVV